The following DNA comes from Erigeron canadensis isolate Cc75 chromosome 3, C_canadensis_v1, whole genome shotgun sequence.
ATCAAGaggctgcaagaaaggatgtcgAACGAGCTTTCGGGATGCTTCAAGGTCGTTGGGCAATCCTTAAACATAATGCCCACCCGTTTTTGGTGAACAAAATAAAACGTATTATGTATGCTTGTGTTATTCTACACAACATGATTGTTCAAGACAACGGTAACACAATATCCGACTTTGAGGAAGATTATTTGTCCGATCCAACTAATGTGCCAACACGTAAGTGGGATGAAAGGGTTGCAACGCAAATGCGGGCCTTCGGGGAGTTACGTGATAGAAGGACGCACCATCGACTTCGCAATGCTCTAGTGgaacatgtttggaacctccCGGAAAATTACCATCAACGAtggttatttaattttatatacaatCTCTTATTAGTTCATTACTAATCGAAAATCACTTGATGCATATAAGAATAAAGAATtttacacagatggttatttaattttatatacaatCTCATATCACCGCATCTCATAGTGGAGCCACGGTGGTGAtgtccaaaaagaaaaaaaaaaaaacaaaattaatcaaCATGAATTACACAAACACGACAACTACGAGGTATTCTTGAATTGATCAAGCATCAACTGTATGTTCAACGACACCAACACCAGCTTTAAACATGCCTTTTGTCCAATTTCTTCAGCTCAATACAAGTAAACAACACCTGAGTTCAAGAAACACCTTACCATTATTAGCTACAACCAAATTCAGTAAACCCTGCAGATGACTGGCCAGGAAGCATGCAAATGAAAAGCAAAATAACATGGACCTTAGGTATGCTAAAACCCAAAGGATGTTTAGACAGAAGCCCTTAAGAGACGGAAGATCACCTCTATTCAGGCAAGGTCAACCGTTATATTTATTGTTCCCCTACGCTATAATCATGGGATTACACACAAGTTACATAGACAGGGTATATAACATACATGATGATGGATACTGAGGTGAAAACAATCCATCCCACATGACAATATGGAGAGGGTTaaggtggcaatttcaacccatttatcTAAAAAAATTGAGTTATGTTCCATCTCTAAGGATCAAAGAGGTTAAGCTACATGAAATGTAACTAAAAAGGAGCCAACGACAGTTTGTTGAGATTTATTGATAGTGTGTTCAAATTCAATACTTcaaaatgcataaaacctctgCTGATAATGCAATCAACTGGCATGCGCTggtaaaatgctttataataagaaacagaaatatttaatacataCCCGATTAGACCTGTTTTATCAGGCACAAATACTAAAAACTTGCTTGTTTTGACCAGAACTTGAACTCATTACTCGAAACTCAGCCTCCCATTATTTCACTTGTAAGTCTGGGAAGGAAGACTAAGGTAGAGTGGGCTCTCTCAAGTTACAAAAGGCCATGTAGGCTTGGCAAGCAAAAACAAACATCCTTGACGTTTCTGGTTTACTTACGAAATCCTTAGATGACAGGGTGATCTGGGACAACTAATCATACACTACATTCTTGCTATCTGATACCGAAATTATATGCATCTATTCTAACTAAAACTTAGGCATCTATACAACAAGACCTTTTATAAGTCGAGCATCATCACATTAGAGGAATGTgaactttttagttttcaagTTGATGTGCATTATGCGTAGAAACCCTTATTGTATTAGGTGAAATGGGAAAGGGGGTATTATCTGTGATTTATCTAACTTCGTTTCATGTATCTGTATGTCTTTTTGTTTGCAATTTTTATCGCAAACTTATATCAAAATGGTATTCTATTTCTAGTTTGAACTTACTGCAAACAGAAATACTTTTTAACCTTTTACTATTTCAAATTACataatataaatgattttacaggacgaaaaaaaaaaaaacctgaaaCCCCATTGGGAAGCAGGAGGGGGATGTAAAATCATTCCCCAGCAAGGACAAAAGGGGGGAGTGGGAAGCGGTAATGACTGGAAATGGGGCATCCAGACATACACCTTGTTGACATCCCTCTGTCATGTGTGAGATATTCCTTTATGCAATTATTTAGTATTGTAGGATAGCAAGTTTTAGTATCCATTTTCCTGCTCCCTAGTGGTCAGATGGTCACAGGCTGGAAAGTGTCTAGCATTTGTTTTCTGCATCTGTTTTTAAGGCAAATATTCAGTTCCTAACAAATCTATATAGTTGCTAGTTCCAACAGATTGATATATACAGAGGTGCGTAACACCATTTAAGATAATACTAGTTAAATCATACGAGTATTAAACATGATATGAAGTAGTTATGCATAATTTGGATCTGTAAAGGCTATACCCCACTCGTTTTAGTTGTGGTGGTTGTTAGTCGTTATTAGACTATTAAAGCAGACAACCATGCCCGGATTACTTATGAATTGGTCGATCAAGGTTGTCGTATCTCAAAAAGGTCAAATAATAAACTAGCGAAAAAGGGAACATCTCAAAAGGGTTGAATGGATTAAAAGTCATTCAAAGGTCTATCTTTAGTGGTATACAATCTTCTGCAATTTTTTTCAAAgtcttatatagttatatattgtTACTATTGCAATTATACTcattttatcattattaatgCATCACCATTTTATTCAGATAATAACAGAATAATCCAACCCAACTCCTCCcttttgaccaccagaatagaTGGATCCAACCTGAAACCATTTGGCCCATTACCCAAACCACTTAACTCACACATGTTATGCCACCTCTATTAGTTATCATATCTAGTGTGTATAATTGGTGCTTCCTTCTACTCAGTCTGACATTGTTCAATACTTGGATGTCCTGTTGGGATTTTTTGTTACGTACGTCAGGATGTGTAATATAGTAGCCTTTGTGTTCCTCATAAGGAAAGGCCCCTATATCTTGTATTATTTGTTGATCTATATTCTCCTAATTAACCCAATAATTGGTTCTACAAAACAGCGAACCTAAGAATTGGGCAAACACTGGCCCACCGGTAGCCTGCCTAGACTACAGGGACGGGTGACTTTTTGGAAGTAATAAGATTACCAACTCTCCTAATGAATTTTCCCATTTTCATCAATCTATATATCCAAACAGAGATCTGTGTTCATCCAGAATTTCATCCATCATAGTAGCTTAAGCAGTAAAAACAAGAAGCTAAGTTCCTGAAAACTTCCAGATATATACACCAACTGCTGATTCCTGTTTCCAACCTTGTAGTTTTACTGTTATGTCTATCCTTTTAGTCTTATTCTAAAAAATGCAGCTAATACACTCCAACCAAAACAGTAGTCCACTTCTGATACCAAAAGTTCGAAATGACTCAAATGAGTAtttcaataaataaagtaaataaccCAAACATTTCCACTATTCTAACTTCAGCATGTTTCTAATATGATACCAATTTAATAGTTCAGTATAGCTCTAAATTTTTTGCTTGATCACCCGGACTTAATCTTAGAAAGTAACTAGTTTGTGTGTTGGCACATAAAAGATAGAGCTATTTTGGTCATAAAAAGCatagaaaaaaactaaatttgacTATATTACTATCATGGAACTATAAGTAAGTACTAAAATAGAGTTACTTTACTAGCTTTTTGTCAGTCTCGGAGGATTGGAAATTCCAATTTGGTATATGTATCTCCAGTAGTCCAGTGTTAACAAATAATTTGACGTAAGCCTCCGGCCCTCCGACACAATGTTTTTTAAGATCATCATCATGACAATACTTAAATGAACCCCTTATGCAATGAGTATATAACTCGTTctatattttcttataaaacaATGTAAGGCATACAGAATGAGACTTGTGTATCTAAGAACACGTTGGCTACTAAAGGATTCAAGCACAGTCAAAAAAGTCCAACAAACGACACACACATATAATGGTAATATGAGCAACATCACTTTCAAAAAAGGCAAGGAAAAGATACCTGGAATCTGGAAGCAACCAAGTCTTGAAGGTGTCAGTTCACATCCTTAAGCCTCTTGATTAAAGAGTCTAGGGATTTTTTCTTTGGATTTTGCTTCGCTCCCCTTGATCCAAAAGTTCCAAACAGCCGCTCAGTAGGATCCTTTAGTTTCTCTGAAATAATTCCTACTTTTCTGTAATCCAGAGCATTGTAACTTCTCTCCCTGATTACTGGATTCAAAAAGTTCTCTGGGTTATTGCTGAGTAGCAAATTAACTAACTGCCTCGCCTCAACAAGTGCTTTTTTCAACTGAACAGCCTCTTCTTCGGATACAAGAGAAGCTTGGTTTTCAGCAAATGATTCTAACAACTTGACATCCACATCAATTCCCATTACAGCATTCAAACTGAACCTTTTCACGGATTCACTAACTAAGAAGTTAACAATTGTTTCAGAAATGTGAGCAAGAACATCTTGCAACACCCGTTTAAGGACCTCACCAGGTAATATCTGCTGTGCGGTAGAAAGAAGAGTTTCTAAAAATATAATCACTTCATTCACATATTCATTTTCTGTCTGAGGCGGCTCATCAGTCATCCAATTCACGTTCTCAATCAACGTCATAAAGCCATCAACCTTCTTCTTAAGCAAGCTACAGAGCATTTCTTCGGCTGCATCGCGAGCTTTGGTCAAGGGGAACTTCCGCCTGCTCCTTTCCACCATCCTTAAGGGGATCCCAGAAAGCTTTGCAGCATGACGAAAAAAGAAATCACAAGCTCGTTCAAGAACAGCCATATTAGCTGCAACAACCATTGCTTGATTGACCCCACTGATTGAGGTGCCAATAAGCTTTAAAAGGGCATCATCCAGGACTTCAGTCAAAAGCCGGTCCAAGTACTTCTTCACGACATCATAAAAATCAAGCTGTCCACCATGAGACATGAAACTAACTGAATCCTCAATAAAAGACCTCACTATTCGACAACAATCAGGCACGGTGGACGAAAATGGGGCAATATAAGGAAACGCTGGCACAATATCAGAAGTCTGTATCTGGAACGAAAGCACGTTCATGGAATACTCATACTCCTTATTCATCCACATCTGCTCAAATTTATCTGCAGCAAGAGCTTCAGCAATTTGTTTACGACAATCAGATAGCAATAACTCATGATACTTATCCCTATGCTTATTCAACACATCAAGCAAAGCATCAACCGAGTACCCATACCTTCTCAGTGTAACACCAAGCAAACTCACATAATCCTTGATCAACAACAAATGATTAGCTGTTCTCATCCTTGAAAACTGGTCTTCTAACACAGAACACATTTTACTAACAGCAGTATCCCACAAATTTTCTACTTCCATTTTATTGATCAATCCACCACCAGTCCTCAAAACCCGATCTTCAACAATAAAAAACCCGGCAATCTGAGCAAAAAACGTCTGATGAGATTCCAGAAACGGTGTCATAGACGAAACCTGAAAATCCGACGTCAACTGAAGCTTCCGGTTCTCAAAATAATACTTCTTAAACCCGTCCTCAAGCCCTAAAGTCTGATGAATATGATAAGATCTATACAACGGGGTAAGATCGAAACCTAAACCGCCATTACCATTATTAACACTACCGCCATTACCATACACATCATTCCCTACATCACCAACAGAGTAACCATCATCATCCTCTTCTTCAAGTGCATAAACCGTATCTCTCACACTAAGCCTACTCTGTTCCTCAGCTTGCCGTTGCCTGATCCTTAACTCTTCCTCTCTCTGGCGACCAGCCGACGCTTGTCCAATCGCAACTTGTCCTAAGTTCCGACTAACCGTACGGATCTCAACTAACCAATCACCAAACTCCTTAGCAATCCTCCGTTCAACATACGCTCTGATTGCCGGTATATTCTTCTCCAACATTCTTCTAAGTGTAGACGAAGGCGTCTTACTAATATAATCTCTCTCAATTGAATCAATACATTTCAACGCcatataaaagttattattcGACAAATGAAAATTCACACGTTTACATAACTCCATCAAACTAACACAAATTCGCAATGAATCGATCGCTAGGGATATATTTTGACACTTATTTCTAGATTCAATAAACGAATCAAGCGACGTAAGTAACGGAACAGCAACAGACTGTAACTGTTGATTAGAATTGGATATACTAGATTTAAGCAACTCTACACCAGATAAAAGTGATCTGAGATCATCTACGGCCATGATAAAATCCTGATAATGAATTTTACATACTTCTTCTATTTCAGATTCTTTAGATCTACAGAAATGACGCAAGTGATGAAGTAAGGTTTCTGGTTTACCTGTAGCGAAGGTTTTCCGGATAAACGGAGATAAGTCTTCGCCGTTGGTGATGGCGGAGGATAACAGAAGTTGATCGAGCTTGTCGCCAGAATCGCCGTTTTCTGTTGACGTGTTTGGGATTTTCCGGCGACTTTTTGAAGATGAATTCATCTTGCTTGAATTTTTAGGGACGGAAACGAGTCGATATAGACGGAAGATATTTCggagatagatatagatagatatagggGGATTTGGGGAGCAGGTGATAATGAAGTTAGAGTTGGTCAGATCCGGATGCAAACAACGTCGTGTTATTGGCGGTTATCGCGAAATTTCGCTTGCTTTTGGATATGGAAAATTAAGGGGAAAGATTAGATTGCATGTTAAGTAGCCAACTTAGATTAACTGTCTttcaattaacaaaataaaaataaaaaatgagtgTAAGATTATTCATTAGTGTGTCTTTGTACTGCCAACCAACCTATTAATTGAGGTGAAACATTAGTCACTTCGGTCCGATTATGATTTATAACTGTTTTTTTCACAAACCAAAAGTTTAACATTAATCGAAAGTTCGATTATATTTATATCGTATGGTTTGGTCAAGTGTATGAATTTCTCATCATGGGTGAGCGACCGTCAAAGTTGTCTAGTGGTCAAATTTTCTGATACACCTTAGAATAGGAATCGgctaaataaaaagttttgaaaCAAAAAGGTTTGAACTATTGtttatgggaaaatgatccgtaacTTTACTAAGTTTTTACTAAGCTTATGTACcgccactttaaaaaaaattacaaattaaacctatgaatttgataaacatacatagcccccttcaattttacataacctcccttaaattttatataatctccccctgctttacctaagtatgtactgcatgttttacctaacatttccccATTGTTTATTCCTTTAGGTTTTCCTCATTTATTGTTCGTGATATGAATTCTTACTtctgttataatttttttatttctttaaattttcatctttctattgaaaaaaagttttttatttctttaaattttcatcTTTCTATTGAAAAAGAGTCCGCTTTTTTCGTGATTACAATTATACTAATAGTTATGTCACATACAAAAGTATTTTCCAAATTAACTAAACAAATAAACCAccatcatatatatgttaaatagaTAAAACACTTAAATTCGTGTATCTTGACTAAACTTGAAATCAAACTTACAATAAAAAGTTCATGAACTTCTGgttctttattatttttgtcatttacaTGCATGATTATGATAACTGTCTATTTTGAACAACTTGAACATCTTAtagaaattattaaattaaaaaggaagTCGACTTCAATGTTACCACTTCTAGT
Coding sequences within:
- the LOC122592451 gene encoding exocyst complex component SEC15B is translated as MNSSSKSRRKIPNTSTENGDSGDKLDQLLLSSAITNGEDLSPFIRKTFATGKPETLLHHLRHFCRSKESEIEEVCKIHYQDFIMAVDDLRSLLSGVELLKSSISNSNQQLQSVAVPLLTSLDSFIESRNKCQNISLAIDSLRICVSLMELCKRVNFHLSNNNFYMALKCIDSIERDYISKTPSSTLRRMLEKNIPAIRAYVERRIAKEFGDWLVEIRTVSRNLGQVAIGQASAGRQREEELRIRQRQAEEQSRLSVRDTVYALEEEDDDGYSVGDVGNDVYGNGGSVNNGNGGLGFDLTPLYRSYHIHQTLGLEDGFKKYYFENRKLQLTSDFQVSSMTPFLESHQTFFAQIAGFFIVEDRVLRTGGGLINKMEVENLWDTAVSKMCSVLEDQFSRMRTANHLLLIKDYVSLLGVTLRRYGYSVDALLDVLNKHRDKYHELLLSDCRKQIAEALAADKFEQMWMNKEYEYSMNVLSFQIQTSDIVPAFPYIAPFSSTVPDCCRIVRSFIEDSVSFMSHGGQLDFYDVVKKYLDRLLTEVLDDALLKLIGTSISGVNQAMVVAANMAVLERACDFFFRHAAKLSGIPLRMVERSRRKFPLTKARDAAEEMLCSLLKKKVDGFMTLIENVNWMTDEPPQTENEYVNEVIIFLETLLSTAQQILPGEVLKRVLQDVLAHISETIVNFLVSESVKRFSLNAVMGIDVDVKLLESFAENQASLVSEEEAVQLKKALVEARQLVNLLLSNNPENFLNPVIRERSYNALDYRKVGIISEKLKDPTERLFGTFGSRGAKQNPKKKSLDSLIKRLKDVN